From one Caldichromatium japonicum genomic stretch:
- a CDS encoding peptidase C39 family protein: MSTPSEPPVCVIRPATLVDLDALCHLETSCFASDRITRRQFRYLLTRGHAITLLAELDGEVAGYVLVLLNRATAVARLYSIAVAPEARGRGIGRALAAAAEQAALAADRAYLRLEIRGDNLASQSLFEGAGYRRFGVLADYYEDHMEALRYEKALAPGLRSELKRVPYYRQTLDFTCGPSSLMMAMQSLRPNLELNRTLELRIWRESTTIFMTSGHGGCGPLGLALAAKARGFAAEVYVNDTGVPLVDSVRSPEKKEVMRLVHEDMLTEAAQRGIPIHYQTLAIPELQQRWDAGTVPLVLISSYRIYGERFPHWVVITGFDEHFVYVHDPYVDTASGKTVLDSIDMPIQRDEFSRMARYGRVRLQAALLISNP, encoded by the coding sequence GTGTCAACCCCTTCAGAACCTCCTGTCTGTGTCATTCGTCCCGCGACCCTTGTCGACCTCGATGCCCTCTGTCACCTGGAGACGAGCTGTTTTGCAAGCGATCGGATCACCCGCCGTCAATTTCGCTATCTTTTGACGCGTGGGCATGCCATCACCTTGCTAGCCGAGTTGGATGGCGAGGTGGCCGGCTATGTCCTGGTGCTCTTGAACCGGGCGACGGCGGTGGCACGGCTCTATTCGATCGCAGTGGCACCCGAGGCGCGCGGACGCGGGATCGGGCGTGCCCTGGCCGCCGCCGCCGAGCAGGCGGCCTTAGCTGCTGATCGCGCCTATCTGCGCCTGGAGATCCGCGGCGACAATCTGGCCTCGCAGTCGCTGTTCGAGGGGGCGGGCTATCGGCGCTTTGGGGTGCTGGCAGACTATTATGAGGATCACATGGAGGCCCTGCGTTATGAAAAGGCGCTGGCTCCTGGACTCAGGTCTGAACTCAAGCGCGTGCCCTATTACCGCCAGACGCTCGATTTCACCTGTGGGCCCTCGTCGCTGATGATGGCCATGCAGTCGCTGCGCCCGAATCTGGAGCTTAACCGCACCTTGGAATTACGCATCTGGCGTGAATCGACCACCATCTTTATGACCTCGGGGCATGGCGGCTGTGGCCCGCTGGGTTTGGCCTTGGCGGCCAAGGCGCGTGGGTTCGCCGCCGAGGTCTATGTCAATGACACGGGCGTCCCCTTGGTCGATTCGGTGCGCAGCCCCGAAAAGAAGGAGGTCATGCGCCTGGTCCATGAGGACATGCTAACCGAGGCCGCCCAGCGCGGCATCCCCATCCATTATCAGACGCTCGCCATCCCCGAGCTTCAGCAGCGCTGGGATGCCGGCACCGTGCCCCTGGTCCTGATCAGCTCCTACCGCATCTATGGCGAACGCTTTCCCCACTGGGTGGTGATCACGGGTTTCGACGAGCATTTCGTCTATGTCCATGATCCCTATGTCGATACGGCCAGCGGCAAGACGGTGCTCGATTCGATCGACATGCCGATCCAGCGCGATGAGTTCAGCCGGATGGCGCGCTATGGCCGGGTCAGGCTCCAGGCGGCCCTCCTGATCTCCAACCCTTAA
- the argE gene encoding acetylornithine deacetylase, which yields MNAPPPLETLLTDLIAIPSVSSLDPALDQGNRPLLERLADWLETAGFQIEMLPIPGYPDKYNLIATLGSGLGGLVLAGHSDTVPYDAARWTYDPFTLTKRDGCYYGLGIADMKSFFALALEAVRGIEPGELRSPLIILATADEESSMRGARALVDAGRPLGRHALIGEPTGLRPVRLHKGVMETAIRLLGQSGHASNPALGHNAIEGMHAVISALLDWRAELKARFHYPAFTIPYPTLNLGSIHGGDNPNRICGQCELQLDLRLLPGLAPETLYAELTGLVSQAAEPLGLSWSIEPLFPPIPPGETPQEAAIVRACESLTGQPAEAVNFGTELPFFNQLGMETVILGPGDIAQAHQPDESLPIERIGPTIALLRALIRRFCIEAASAGQQGLG from the coding sequence ATGAACGCACCTCCGCCCCTCGAGACCCTACTCACCGACTTGATCGCCATCCCCTCTGTCAGCAGCCTCGACCCCGCCCTCGATCAAGGCAATCGCCCCCTGCTCGAGCGTCTCGCCGATTGGCTTGAGACCGCGGGCTTTCAGATCGAGATGCTGCCGATCCCCGGCTACCCCGACAAATACAATCTCATCGCAACCCTGGGATCAGGACTCGGTGGACTGGTGCTAGCCGGACATAGCGATACTGTCCCCTATGATGCCGCACGCTGGACCTATGATCCCTTCACCCTGACCAAGCGCGATGGGTGTTATTACGGCCTGGGCATAGCGGACATGAAGTCGTTTTTCGCCCTGGCGCTCGAGGCGGTGCGCGGGATCGAGCCGGGTGAACTGCGTTCGCCCCTGATCATCCTTGCCACCGCCGACGAGGAATCCTCCATGCGCGGCGCCCGCGCCCTAGTCGATGCCGGGCGTCCACTCGGACGGCATGCCCTGATCGGCGAACCTACGGGCCTGCGCCCCGTGCGCCTGCACAAGGGGGTCATGGAAACGGCGATCCGGCTGCTCGGACAGAGCGGTCATGCCAGCAACCCGGCGCTCGGACACAATGCCATCGAGGGCATGCATGCGGTGATCTCTGCCCTGCTCGATTGGCGTGCCGAACTCAAGGCCCGCTTCCATTACCCCGCTTTCACCATCCCCTACCCCACCCTCAATCTAGGCTCGATCCACGGCGGCGATAACCCCAACCGTATCTGCGGTCAATGCGAGCTACAACTGGATCTGCGCCTCCTGCCTGGGCTCGCACCCGAAACCCTGTATGCCGAGTTGACCGGATTGGTGTCACAGGCTGCCGAACCCCTAGGTCTCAGCTGGTCGATTGAACCCCTGTTCCCCCCGATCCCCCCGGGCGAGACCCCGCAAGAGGCCGCCATTGTGCGCGCCTGTGAGTCATTGACCGGCCAGCCAGCGGAGGCGGTCAACTTCGGCACCGAGCTGCCCTTTTTTAACCAGCTGGGGATGGAGACTGTGATCCTTGGACCCGGCGACATCGCCCAGGCGCACCAACCCGATGAGTCTCTGCCGATCGAGCGCATCGGCCCGACCATTGCGCTGTTGCGCGCCTTGATCCGGCGCTTTTGTATCGAGGCGGCATCGGCGGGCCAACAAGGGCTCGGATAG
- a CDS encoding RsmB/NOP family class I SAM-dependent RNA methyltransferase, which translates to MSVSAIDPTLPPAFSRRTQLTAARIAGSWLNRYRELIDDWPAFVDSLCCPLPVVIWANPTRISVAELAELLCVEGLEPEPIPGLPNALRLPADLKVGQQWWYCAGLAHAQEVVSQLPAALLDLRPGLRVLDLCAAPGGKTAQLAFALGNRGTVIANDIAYERLKALQGNLDRLGVLNVTTSQCDGVNWPSRSGQFDRILVDAPCASEGTLRRYPRLVERLDPAGLGRLAARQRALLRKAVQRCRPGGLVLYSTCTFAPEENELVVAEVLDEFGGRVWLRPIALPGLIASPGVTEWQGRRLDPQLARCLRLWPHHNDTGGFFMALLEKDPSLSAEPEPELAAIGGEGHEDWLLGLSAKYGLPADYWQGYRVHRQTRRGLHLIAADHAPPAWPKAAGHGIFFHRTQVSPPKPTTGGALVLGCSATQFCLELTAEQRDAYLRRETFAPTASQRLAHPPGQTIVTYRGHPLGVAVLHRSGVIESLFPWHWSGRVASLD; encoded by the coding sequence ATGTCAGTTTCAGCAATCGATCCGACCCTGCCTCCAGCCTTTTCTCGACGGACCCAGCTCACCGCGGCCCGCATCGCGGGCTCTTGGCTGAACCGTTACCGCGAACTCATCGATGACTGGCCGGCCTTCGTCGATTCGCTCTGTTGTCCGTTGCCAGTCGTGATCTGGGCCAATCCGACGCGTATCTCGGTGGCGGAGCTGGCCGAGCTGCTGTGCGTGGAGGGCCTGGAACCGGAGCCCATCCCAGGTCTCCCCAACGCCTTGCGCCTGCCAGCCGATCTAAAGGTAGGGCAGCAGTGGTGGTATTGCGCAGGGCTTGCCCATGCCCAGGAGGTCGTTTCACAGCTACCCGCAGCCCTGTTGGACCTGAGGCCCGGGCTTCGGGTCCTGGATCTATGCGCTGCACCAGGGGGCAAGACGGCACAGCTTGCCTTTGCCCTGGGCAACCGCGGCACGGTCATCGCCAACGACATCGCTTATGAGCGGCTCAAAGCGCTCCAGGGTAACCTGGACCGGCTGGGGGTGTTAAACGTCACCACGAGTCAATGCGATGGCGTCAACTGGCCTAGCCGCAGCGGTCAGTTCGATCGCATCCTGGTCGATGCTCCGTGCGCCAGCGAAGGGACATTGAGACGATACCCGCGGCTCGTGGAACGCCTGGACCCCGCTGGACTCGGGCGCTTGGCCGCAAGACAGCGCGCCTTGCTGCGCAAGGCGGTGCAACGCTGTCGCCCAGGCGGATTGGTGCTGTATTCGACCTGCACCTTTGCCCCCGAGGAGAATGAGCTGGTGGTCGCCGAGGTCCTGGATGAGTTCGGCGGGCGCGTCTGGCTGCGCCCCATCGCCCTGCCGGGATTGATCGCCAGCCCCGGGGTCACCGAGTGGCAGGGGCGCAGGCTCGATCCCCAGCTTGCCCGTTGTCTGCGCCTGTGGCCGCATCATAACGACACCGGCGGGTTCTTCATGGCCCTGTTAGAAAAGGACCCAAGCCTATCTGCAGAACCTGAGCCTGAGCTGGCGGCCATCGGGGGGGAGGGACATGAGGACTGGCTCCTGGGTCTTTCAGCCAAATATGGCCTGCCGGCGGATTATTGGCAGGGGTATCGCGTCCACCGCCAGACCAGGCGCGGGCTGCATCTCATAGCCGCCGATCATGCGCCGCCTGCTTGGCCAAAGGCCGCCGGGCATGGGATCTTTTTTCATCGCACCCAGGTCTCGCCGCCTAAACCCACAACCGGCGGGGCATTGGTTCTTGGCTGCTCGGCGACCCAGTTTTGTTTGGAATTGACCGCCGAACAGCGCGATGCCTATCTGCGTCGCGAGACCTTTGCCCCAACCGCCTCCCAGCGCCTTGCCCATCCGCCCGGTCAGACCATCGTCACCTATCGCGGTCACCCCCTAGGGGTTGCTGTGCTCCATCGCTCGGGAGTGATCGAAAGCCTGTTTCCCTGGCATTGGAGCGGGCGGGTTGCCTCACTGGATTGA
- a CDS encoding TetR/AcrR family transcriptional regulator has protein sequence MSQTETELSRGEIRRRQILDAAARCFAQDGFHATSIATLSKATGMSPGHIYHFFANKEAIIGALIERKLAYSLQLVEQFEDAEDLFQALVERVELGLNEKTNLANAALELEILAEAARNPGVAASLRAADQIKRQRLMELIGQARRGRSQEEDPERDIAASTELLMALFDGLAVRAISHPDIDRAALIPLLQKAVATLIEG, from the coding sequence ATGTCTCAGACCGAAACTGAATTAAGCCGCGGGGAGATACGGCGGCGTCAGATCCTGGATGCCGCAGCGCGTTGTTTTGCCCAAGATGGCTTTCATGCCACCAGTATCGCCACCCTCTCCAAGGCCACCGGCATGAGTCCGGGGCATATCTATCATTTTTTTGCCAACAAGGAGGCGATCATCGGCGCGCTGATCGAGCGCAAGCTCGCCTACTCATTGCAGTTGGTTGAGCAATTCGAGGATGCAGAGGACCTCTTTCAGGCCCTGGTCGAACGAGTGGAGCTCGGGCTGAATGAAAAGACCAATCTCGCCAATGCCGCTTTAGAGCTTGAGATCCTGGCCGAGGCGGCGCGCAACCCAGGGGTCGCGGCGTCCTTACGCGCCGCCGACCAGATCAAGCGCCAGCGTCTTATGGAGCTCATCGGTCAGGCACGGCGCGGTCGCAGTCAAGAGGAGGACCCAGAGAGAGATATCGCCGCCAGCACCGAGCTCCTGATGGCCCTTTTCGATGGCCTTGCGGTGCGCGCCATTAGTCACCCAGACATCGATCGCGCCGCCCTGATCCCCTTGCTCCAAAAGGCAGTGGCGACCCTGATCGAGGGGTAA
- a CDS encoding carboxypeptidase regulatory-like domain-containing protein, producing MIHPAKPLSSPLIRGLGVMLAVLPLSSALCQSETAPPAPVEPGLRSEWVVAPPDEPPPAAQLPEGTVLQEEMVLPPGTILPGGAILPAQPSAQPRAPIVAEPLPPAPAPETPAAVAVAQETGSVPYLSGGIGLSGREEMLQVKPQFNLRLLFAEAGGAYLADIRVRIQDAAGAVLLDAVSQGPWFYVKLPPGRYRVNVDNAGSIQTRDVNIPATGGVDLNFYW from the coding sequence ATGATCCATCCTGCTAAACCCTTGTCGAGCCCTTTGATCAGGGGGCTCGGTGTGATGCTGGCCGTCCTGCCCCTCAGCAGCGCCCTGTGCCAATCGGAAACGGCGCCGCCGGCACCTGTTGAGCCCGGTCTTCGGAGCGAATGGGTGGTTGCCCCGCCAGATGAGCCGCCGCCGGCTGCTCAGCTGCCAGAGGGGACCGTCTTGCAAGAGGAGATGGTCTTGCCGCCCGGGACTATCCTGCCGGGCGGGGCTATTCTCCCTGCTCAGCCGTCCGCGCAACCCAGGGCACCGATCGTTGCGGAGCCGCTCCCTCCTGCACCTGCACCTGAAACGCCGGCCGCGGTCGCTGTTGCACAAGAGACGGGCAGTGTGCCCTATCTCAGCGGTGGGATCGGGCTATCGGGGCGCGAGGAGATGTTGCAGGTCAAGCCGCAGTTCAACCTGCGCCTGCTCTTTGCCGAGGCCGGCGGGGCCTATCTCGCCGACATCCGGGTGCGCATCCAGGATGCAGCGGGCGCCGTCCTGCTCGATGCCGTCTCCCAAGGGCCTTGGTTCTATGTCAAGCTGCCGCCGGGCCGCTATCGTGTTAATGTGGATAATGCCGGCTCTATCCAGACACGCGACGTCAATATCCCGGCCACGGGCGGGGTCGATCTGAATTTTTATTGGTAA
- a CDS encoding RimK family protein, whose protein sequence is MAEHLLLVEQSGDWKPGFPHLPVVTARDYLASSELASKRELRVINLCRSYRYLSLGYYCSLLAEARGHKVVPAVRTIQELSSREIYDLATEELNVLAQRLLGRRKTGALTPTAYELTICFGQCDVKELQPLARLIFETFRCPILRVEFRLHGTWRIGAIKALPITAIPPAEEDALFAALEGYLSKRWRQPRARLSYRYDLAVLYDPTEELPPSNPRALARFIKAGKAQGVNVELIQRKDYSRLAEYDALFIRETTRIGHHTFRFAKKADSEGMVVIDDPDSILRCTNKVYLAELLAAHRIPRPKTLILRKENLLDAEAQIGYPVVLKIPEGSFSRGVYKADDRSSLTRIAGRLFKASDLILAQEFLYTPFDWRIGVLGRQPLYACKYLMSRDHWQVIKHEGDGRRVEGGFDTLPIAAVPPAVIRTALKAADLIGDGLYGVDLKETPSGPVVIEVNDNPNLDAGVEDRVLGEALYDRLIAEFVQRLDRQRGAR, encoded by the coding sequence ATGGCCGAACATCTACTCCTGGTCGAACAGTCCGGCGATTGGAAGCCGGGCTTCCCCCACCTGCCAGTGGTCACGGCGCGCGACTATCTGGCCAGCAGCGAACTGGCGAGCAAGCGCGAGCTGCGGGTGATCAATCTCTGTCGCAGTTACCGGTATCTATCGCTGGGGTATTACTGTTCGCTCTTGGCCGAGGCGCGCGGTCACAAGGTCGTTCCGGCGGTGCGCACCATCCAGGAGCTCTCCAGCCGCGAGATCTATGACCTGGCGACCGAGGAGCTCAATGTGCTTGCCCAGCGTCTGCTCGGACGGCGCAAGACCGGCGCCCTGACCCCGACCGCCTATGAGCTGACCATCTGTTTCGGGCAGTGCGATGTCAAGGAATTGCAGCCGCTGGCGCGGCTGATCTTTGAGACCTTCCGCTGTCCGATCCTGAGGGTTGAGTTTCGCTTGCATGGGACCTGGCGGATCGGTGCAATCAAGGCATTGCCCATCACCGCCATCCCGCCTGCCGAAGAGGATGCCCTCTTTGCGGCCCTCGAGGGCTATCTCTCCAAACGCTGGCGCCAGCCGCGCGCCCGCCTGTCCTATCGCTATGACCTGGCGGTCCTGTACGACCCCACCGAGGAGCTGCCGCCGTCCAATCCGCGGGCGCTGGCCCGCTTCATCAAGGCGGGCAAGGCGCAAGGGGTGAATGTCGAGCTCATCCAGCGCAAGGATTACAGCCGGCTTGCCGAATACGATGCGCTCTTCATCCGCGAGACGACCCGGATCGGGCACCATACCTTTCGCTTTGCTAAAAAGGCCGACAGTGAGGGCATGGTCGTCATCGATGATCCCGACTCCATCCTGCGCTGTACCAATAAGGTCTATCTGGCCGAACTGCTGGCGGCGCATCGCATCCCCCGACCCAAGACCCTGATCCTGCGCAAGGAAAACCTGCTCGACGCCGAGGCACAGATCGGCTATCCGGTGGTGCTCAAGATCCCCGAGGGCTCATTCTCGCGCGGTGTCTATAAGGCCGATGACCGCTCTAGCCTGACCCGCATCGCCGGCCGGCTGTTTAAGGCGTCCGATTTGATCCTGGCCCAGGAGTTTCTCTATACCCCTTTCGATTGGCGGATCGGCGTGCTCGGGCGCCAACCGCTCTATGCCTGCAAATATCTGATGAGCCGGGATCACTGGCAGGTCATCAAACATGAAGGCGATGGGCGGCGGGTCGAGGGCGGTTTCGACACCCTGCCGATCGCTGCGGTCCCACCGGCGGTGATCCGTACCGCGCTCAAGGCCGCTGATCTGATCGGCGACGGGCTCTATGGGGTCGATTTGAAGGAGACGCCTAGCGGTCCGGTGGTCATCGAGGTCAATGACAATCCAAATCTGGATGCCGGCGTCGAGGATCGGGTGCTGGGCGAGGCGCTCTATGACCGTCTGATCGCCGAGTTTGTCCAGCGGCTCGACCGTCAGCGCGGCGCACGCTAG
- a CDS encoding major capsid protein, producing the protein MVSPEFFDKLVTHASAEKAYTFAQGTAGTNPLKDDVRRGFRFGSILFEEYFGTVTLSTGDTVRLIPEKEGIAFPLGTFDAFRTGTSKNLDQPFAGINLPSPEFQPT; encoded by the coding sequence CTGGTCAGTCCCGAGTTCTTCGACAAGCTCGTCACCCATGCCTCGGCGGAGAAGGCCTACACCTTCGCCCAGGGCACGGCGGGCACGAATCCCTTGAAGGACGATGTGCGCCGGGGCTTTCGCTTTGGCTCCATCTTGTTCGAGGAGTATTTCGGCACGGTCACGCTCTCGACAGGTGACACCGTGCGGCTCATCCCGGAGAAAGAGGGCATCGCGTTTCCGCTGGGCACCTTCGATGCCTTCCGCACGGGCACCTCGAAAAACCTTGATCAGCCCTTTGCCGGAATAAACTTGCCGTCACCTGAATTCCAGCCGACCTGA
- a CDS encoding IS5 family transposase: protein MKKCPAIKTDLFADCQQREKIDKLGDPLVEIEGAIDLEALALEVDRMAPRSVSLQGGRPPFPAETMVRILVLKRLYNLSDEQMEYQLLDRMSYKRFCGLAQAANIPDRTTVWVFENRIGEAGAKAIFDGLSAQLLKKGFIARGGQIIDATRVPAPRQHFTKDAKEPLNEDAMPADWKPVKRRQKHGKSHYGYKLTVNVDKRYKFIRKIVTDTTSTHDSQHFEAVMDPANTSREVFADRGYPCEEREAWLKANGYRNKPLSEAQQRRNHGIAKTRACVEHVFAAIAQMGGKLIRTIGQARANFAMTMMAACYNLKRLAFFQRVGIVPA, encoded by the coding sequence ATGAAGAAGTGCCCCGCCATCAAGACGGACCTGTTTGCAGACTGCCAACAGCGGGAGAAGATCGACAAGTTGGGCGATCCATTGGTTGAGATAGAAGGCGCCATCGACTTGGAAGCCTTGGCGTTGGAAGTTGACCGCATGGCCCCGCGCTCGGTGAGTCTGCAAGGTGGCCGGCCACCGTTCCCCGCTGAAACCATGGTGCGCATTCTGGTCTTGAAGCGGCTGTACAACCTGTCTGACGAGCAGATGGAGTATCAATTGCTGGACCGCATGAGCTACAAGCGCTTCTGTGGTCTGGCCCAAGCCGCCAACATTCCTGACCGGACGACTGTGTGGGTGTTTGAGAACCGGATCGGCGAAGCCGGCGCCAAAGCCATCTTCGATGGCCTCAGCGCGCAACTGCTCAAGAAGGGTTTCATCGCCCGGGGTGGGCAGATCATCGACGCCACGCGGGTCCCCGCGCCCCGGCAGCACTTCACCAAGGACGCCAAGGAACCGCTGAACGAAGACGCCATGCCCGCGGATTGGAAGCCGGTCAAGCGGCGCCAGAAGCATGGCAAGAGCCACTATGGCTACAAGCTCACGGTCAACGTCGACAAGAGGTACAAATTCATCCGCAAGATCGTCACCGACACCACCAGCACCCACGACAGCCAGCACTTTGAGGCGGTCATGGACCCGGCCAACACCAGCCGGGAGGTCTTTGCCGACCGAGGCTATCCGTGCGAGGAACGAGAAGCCTGGCTGAAAGCGAACGGCTATCGGAACAAGCCGCTGTCTGAAGCGCAGCAGCGGCGCAACCATGGCATTGCGAAGACACGAGCCTGTGTTGAACATGTGTTTGCGGCCATTGCGCAGATGGGCGGCAAATTGATCCGCACCATTGGTCAAGCGCGTGCCAACTTTGCGATGACGATGATGGCGGCCTGCTACAACCTGAAGCGACTGGCGTTCTTCCAGCGAGTGGGCATCGTGCCCGCATAA
- a CDS encoding efflux RND transporter periplasmic adaptor subunit, which yields MSPLQAAWRTPWTDKAIGAAMIFFALVGCSKPHTPSPGPGMGPSGPPEVGVIALHPQTVNLTVELPGRTSAYRIAEVRPQVGGIIQERLFKEGSQVQASQVLYQIDAAPYQAAYESAQAALERARAGLERARLKAERAANLLKARAVSQEDYDDAEAARKEAAAAVAVAEAEVKRARIELDYTRIKAPIGGRIGRSLVTQGALVTANQAQALATIQQLDPIYVDLTQASVELLRLRRALQDGRLQRPAGDQPRVTLILEDGRDYPHPGRLEFAEVSVEPTTASIILRAIIPNPDQVLLPGMFVRARVEEGQRQGVLLVPQRAVQRDRQGRPYVLVLNADDQVEQRLLQTERIQGDAWLVEGGVAAGERLILDGLQRVRPGDQARAIALDATPGASGPAAPSSP from the coding sequence ATGTCTCCCTTACAGGCCGCATGGCGTACCCCCTGGACGGACAAGGCGATCGGGGCCGCTATGATCTTTTTTGCGCTCGTTGGCTGCAGCAAGCCCCATACGCCGAGCCCCGGACCAGGCATGGGTCCATCCGGTCCACCCGAGGTCGGGGTCATCGCCCTCCACCCCCAGACGGTTAACCTGACCGTCGAGCTCCCCGGACGCACCTCGGCCTATCGCATCGCCGAGGTCAGGCCCCAAGTCGGCGGGATCATCCAGGAGCGTCTCTTTAAAGAAGGTAGCCAGGTCCAGGCCAGTCAGGTCCTCTATCAGATCGATGCCGCACCCTATCAGGCGGCCTATGAGAGTGCGCAGGCGGCGCTCGAACGGGCGCGCGCGGGGCTTGAGCGCGCGCGTCTGAAGGCCGAACGCGCGGCCAATCTGCTCAAGGCCCGTGCCGTTAGCCAGGAGGACTATGACGATGCCGAGGCGGCGCGCAAGGAGGCGGCGGCTGCGGTCGCCGTCGCCGAGGCCGAGGTCAAGCGGGCACGGATCGAGCTTGACTATACACGCATCAAGGCCCCGATCGGCGGACGGATCGGGCGCTCGCTCGTCACCCAGGGCGCCCTGGTGACCGCCAATCAGGCCCAGGCATTGGCGACCATCCAGCAGCTCGATCCGATCTATGTCGATCTCACCCAAGCGAGTGTAGAGCTTTTGCGCCTGCGCCGCGCCCTCCAGGATGGGCGCCTGCAACGCCCCGCTGGTGACCAGCCGCGCGTCACCCTGATCCTGGAGGATGGGCGCGACTATCCACATCCCGGGCGGCTTGAGTTTGCCGAGGTGAGCGTTGAGCCGACAACCGCTAGTATCATCCTGCGCGCCATCATCCCTAACCCCGACCAGGTGCTATTGCCGGGCATGTTTGTGCGCGCGCGGGTGGAGGAGGGCCAGCGCCAAGGCGTGCTCCTGGTCCCGCAGCGCGCCGTCCAGCGCGACCGCCAAGGTCGGCCCTATGTATTGGTATTGAACGCAGACGACCAGGTGGAACAACGTCTATTACAAACTGAACGCATCCAAGGCGATGCCTGGTTGGTTGAGGGGGGGGTCGCCGCCGGCGAGCGCCTGATCCTCGATGGCCTACAAAGGGTTCGGCCCGGTGATCAGGCCAGGGCGATCGCCCTCGATGCCACACCAGGGGCCTCGGGTCCTGCCGCCCCAAGCTCGCCCTAA
- a CDS encoding recombination-associated protein RdgC — translation MLRNARLFWLEPEDAPSADELAEVLAARPFRPCGPLELASQGWIPPLGEETAALVHTVSQCHLICARRQERLLPAAAVNEALAERISAIEAEELRPVGRAERRRLREQLIDTMLPHAFTRSRLARLYLDAEGGWLVVDAASNKQAEELVSLLRETLGSLPIRRPMPQRPVVQTLTTWLLDGEVPEGFALGDACELREGGEQGGVVRCSRQDLLTEEVRHHLRAGKQVTRLALVWDEGLSFVLSEDLALRRLRLADALLEGLDDDEMTPAQRLDAEFALLSLQLRALLGRFAAIFGLERA, via the coding sequence ATGTTGCGCAATGCCCGATTGTTTTGGCTCGAACCGGAGGATGCACCCAGCGCCGATGAGTTGGCAGAGGTCCTTGCCGCGCGGCCCTTTCGTCCCTGCGGTCCGCTCGAACTCGCCAGTCAGGGCTGGATACCGCCCCTGGGCGAGGAGACGGCTGCCTTGGTGCATACGGTCAGCCAGTGTCATCTCATCTGTGCCCGCCGTCAGGAGCGCCTGTTGCCGGCGGCGGCGGTCAATGAGGCGCTCGCCGAGCGTATCAGTGCGATCGAAGCCGAGGAGCTGCGCCCGGTTGGGCGCGCCGAGCGGCGCCGGCTGCGCGAGCAGCTCATCGATACGATGCTCCCGCATGCCTTTACCCGCTCGCGTCTTGCGCGCCTTTATCTCGATGCCGAAGGCGGCTGGCTGGTGGTGGATGCGGCAAGCAATAAGCAGGCAGAGGAGCTGGTATCCCTGCTGCGCGAGACCCTGGGTTCGCTTCCGATCAGGCGTCCTATGCCCCAGCGCCCCGTCGTCCAGACCCTGACGACCTGGTTATTGGATGGGGAGGTTCCAGAGGGCTTTGCCCTGGGCGATGCCTGCGAGCTGCGCGAAGGCGGCGAGCAAGGCGGGGTGGTGCGTTGTAGCCGACAGGATCTACTGACCGAGGAGGTGCGCCATCATCTGCGTGCGGGCAAGCAGGTCACGCGCTTGGCGCTGGTGTGGGACGAAGGGTTGAGTTTTGTGCTCTCCGAGGACCTTGCCCTCAGACGCCTGCGTCTGGCCGATGCCCTGCTTGAGGGGCTCGATGATGATGAAATGACACCAGCCCAGCGTCTGGATGCCGAGTTTGCCCTATTGTCCTTGCAACTGCGCGCGCTCTTGGGGCGATTCGCGGCGATCTTCGGCCTTGAGCGCGCCTGA